The Neobacillus sp. OS1-2 genome includes a window with the following:
- the dinG gene encoding ATP-dependent DNA helicase DinG — protein MLNKFVVIDLETTGNLPKKSDKIIQFAAVVIENGKITEKFSSLINPKKAIPPFIEELTGINDDMVAGAPLFSEIAEKVTSLLEGAYFVAHNVLFDLSFLQEELIQAGGEGFFGPVLDTVEMARILYPTADGYKLSDLAEKENLNHDRPHQADSDALVTAELFLLLLSRLAALPQITIRQITQLSGGLKSDLQQLLDELINSVGEIRDQLPDSIEVYNDLALKKNSVKVGVESEKKDVLYPAGEKDKIEMIKQGFQFFEKRLGQFQMMDTVYESFQTQRNTLIEAGTGVGKSLGYLLPIAYFSKQHNLPVIVSTHTIQLQEQILKNEIPLLAKIIPFTITTVLLKGRNHYLSLDKFHQTLMDENDNYDTTLTKMQILVWLTETDTGDKDELNLSSGGLLYWNKIKDEPNVYFQNNGWRERDFYLRAKNKAHAADIVITNHSLLLSDLKGEGSILPAADFVVIDEGHHLEKVASRFFGYSLDYFSTRMLLGHFGMYEQKQLFYELEKLIAPIHKKETNLIPAFELNRLMMELTYEMDEFFKLIALYAKTKLTNKKGYNRIKVRLSDAGSGKEKNALVHCAERFAFLLKDLHSAITNRLNWIKTEKLIFTSEDENKIEEIFTFVNELEELRNTVISCFIKETKDVKWIEMDIRAPQNITTFIAQPAFVAEQLKEKFFRAKKAVVLTSATLSVNNSFDYIMTELGLDAVSTKQMTIPSPFNYKNQVQLCIPDDIPEINTVTLEEYVIAITEHIITIAEATKGRMLILFTANDMLKKTYELIKESGFLDEYVLIAQGITSGSRTRLTRNFQRYEKAILLGTSSFWEGVDIPGEDLSCLVIVRLPFSPPDEPLTEAKCQLIEQRGGNPFNEYSLPEAILRFKQGFGRLIRTEKDRGIMFVFDRRIVTTKYGRSFLQSVPEIPVKKGTINELVKIIPNWLL, from the coding sequence ATGTTAAATAAATTTGTTGTTATAGATTTGGAGACCACGGGAAATCTTCCGAAAAAAAGTGATAAAATTATTCAATTTGCTGCGGTGGTCATTGAAAACGGGAAAATCACCGAAAAATTTTCATCGCTCATCAATCCAAAAAAGGCGATTCCGCCGTTTATTGAAGAATTGACTGGAATCAATGATGATATGGTCGCAGGTGCACCGTTGTTTTCTGAAATTGCAGAGAAAGTTACGTCACTGCTTGAGGGGGCCTATTTTGTTGCCCATAATGTATTATTTGATCTATCCTTTCTGCAGGAAGAATTAATCCAGGCGGGTGGGGAAGGATTTTTCGGCCCTGTATTAGATACAGTGGAAATGGCTAGAATTTTATATCCGACTGCAGATGGTTATAAACTTTCTGATTTGGCGGAGAAGGAGAACTTAAATCATGACAGGCCACACCAGGCAGATAGTGACGCCCTGGTTACTGCCGAGTTATTTCTCCTTCTGTTAAGTCGATTAGCTGCCTTGCCTCAAATAACGATTAGACAAATTACACAATTATCAGGTGGGCTAAAAAGCGATCTTCAACAACTGCTAGATGAATTGATCAATTCGGTGGGAGAAATTCGGGATCAATTACCGGATTCTATTGAGGTATATAATGATTTAGCCTTAAAGAAAAATTCCGTAAAAGTTGGTGTAGAGTCAGAAAAAAAGGATGTTTTGTACCCCGCTGGTGAGAAAGATAAAATAGAGATGATTAAGCAAGGATTTCAATTTTTTGAAAAGCGATTGGGCCAATTTCAGATGATGGATACTGTTTACGAATCATTTCAGACCCAAAGGAATACGTTAATTGAAGCGGGAACAGGAGTTGGTAAATCACTTGGTTATCTGCTCCCGATTGCCTACTTTTCAAAACAACATAATCTTCCCGTCATTGTTAGTACACATACCATTCAATTACAGGAACAAATTTTGAAAAATGAAATTCCACTTTTGGCTAAAATCATCCCTTTTACCATCACCACTGTGCTTTTAAAAGGAAGAAATCATTATTTAAGCCTTGATAAGTTTCATCAAACATTAATGGACGAAAACGATAATTATGATACGACTTTAACAAAAATGCAAATACTTGTTTGGTTGACTGAAACGGACACAGGTGATAAGGATGAATTGAATCTCTCAAGCGGTGGCCTCCTTTATTGGAATAAAATCAAGGATGAACCGAATGTTTATTTCCAAAATAATGGATGGCGGGAAAGAGATTTTTATCTTAGAGCAAAAAACAAAGCGCATGCTGCTGATATTGTCATTACCAACCACTCCTTATTATTAAGTGATCTTAAAGGTGAAGGTTCTATTTTACCTGCAGCTGATTTTGTGGTGATTGATGAAGGACATCACCTTGAAAAGGTAGCAAGCCGTTTTTTTGGTTATTCATTAGATTATTTTTCCACAAGGATGCTTCTCGGACATTTTGGTATGTATGAACAAAAACAACTCTTTTATGAATTGGAAAAACTAATCGCTCCAATACATAAAAAAGAGACAAACCTGATTCCTGCTTTTGAATTGAATCGATTGATGATGGAACTTACCTATGAAATGGATGAGTTCTTTAAATTGATTGCCCTTTACGCCAAAACAAAGCTTACCAATAAAAAGGGTTATAATCGTATTAAGGTACGATTGTCGGATGCAGGTAGCGGGAAGGAAAAAAATGCCCTTGTTCATTGTGCAGAAAGGTTTGCCTTTTTACTTAAGGATTTACACTCAGCCATTACCAATCGTCTCAACTGGATTAAAACTGAGAAATTAATATTTACAAGTGAAGATGAAAATAAAATCGAAGAAATTTTTACATTTGTAAATGAGCTTGAAGAGCTGCGTAATACAGTGATAAGTTGCTTTATTAAGGAAACGAAGGATGTAAAATGGATTGAAATGGATATCCGTGCACCGCAAAATATCACGACGTTTATCGCTCAGCCTGCTTTTGTGGCTGAACAGCTTAAGGAGAAATTTTTTCGGGCAAAAAAGGCAGTTGTGTTGACATCCGCAACCTTGTCAGTAAATAATTCGTTTGATTATATCATGACTGAACTTGGTCTCGATGCGGTTTCTACTAAACAAATGACAATCCCTTCACCATTTAACTATAAGAATCAAGTACAGTTGTGCATTCCAGATGACATACCGGAAATTAATACTGTGACATTAGAAGAGTATGTGATTGCGATTACGGAACATATCATCACGATTGCTGAGGCTACAAAAGGAAGAATGTTAATCCTTTTTACAGCCAATGACATGCTTAAGAAAACATATGAGCTAATAAAGGAGAGCGGCTTCTTAGATGAGTATGTCCTCATTGCGCAAGGTATTACGAGTGGTAGCCGAACAAGGTTAACAAGGAATTTTCAACGCTATGAAAAGGCTATATTACTAGGGACAAGTAGTTTCTGGGAAGGGGTAGATATTCCCGGTGAAGACCTATCCTGCCTTGTGATTGTAAGGCTTCCGTTTAGCCCGCCCGACGAACCGCTCACAGAGGCGAAATGTCAGCTAATCGAGCAACGTGGCGGTAACCCTTTTAATGAATATTCACTCCCTGAAGCGATTCTCCGTTTTAAACAAGGATTTGGCCGGTTAATTCGGACGGAAAAAGACCGTGGAATCATGTTTGTCTTTGATAGAAGGATCGTTACGACCAAATACGGAAGATCCTTTTTACAATCAGTCCCTGAAATCCCGGTAAAAAAAGGGACAATTAATGAACTAGTAAAAATTATTCCTAATTGGTTATTATAA
- the panB gene encoding 3-methyl-2-oxobutanoate hydroxymethyltransferase, which yields MKQTTDFLKMKENGEKIVMLTAYDFPSAKQAEQGGVDVILVGDSLGMVVLGYDSTIPVTIEDMIHHTKAVKRGAKKTFIVTDLPFLSYHLSVKDTLRNAGRLLQEAGAHAVKLEGADEVIEKIAALTQAGIPVCGHLGLTPQSVGVLGGYKVQGKDATAAKKLIEDAKTIEESGAFALVLECVPKQLAEEVAGAISIPVIGIGAGLYVDGQVLVYHDILGYGVDRVPKFVKQYHAVNPFMVESIQAYAADVKNKQFPEDKHSFTMKEDELKVLYGGKQ from the coding sequence ATGAAGCAAACAACGGACTTTTTGAAAATGAAGGAAAATGGAGAAAAGATTGTTATGTTGACTGCCTACGATTTTCCGTCGGCTAAACAGGCGGAACAAGGTGGAGTAGACGTCATTTTAGTTGGAGATTCACTTGGAATGGTGGTCCTCGGTTATGACTCTACTATACCTGTGACAATAGAGGATATGATACATCATACGAAAGCAGTTAAACGAGGAGCAAAAAAGACCTTTATTGTCACCGATCTCCCATTTTTATCCTATCATTTATCCGTTAAGGATACATTACGAAATGCGGGAAGGCTTTTACAAGAGGCTGGGGCACATGCAGTAAAGCTTGAAGGGGCAGATGAAGTAATCGAAAAAATCGCGGCGCTCACACAGGCAGGTATTCCAGTGTGTGGTCATTTAGGACTAACACCGCAATCTGTTGGAGTATTAGGCGGATATAAAGTGCAGGGTAAGGATGCAACAGCAGCCAAAAAATTAATAGAAGATGCGAAAACGATTGAAGAATCAGGCGCTTTCGCACTTGTCTTGGAATGTGTACCAAAGCAATTGGCTGAAGAGGTTGCCGGAGCGATTTCTATACCTGTAATCGGTATTGGAGCCGGGCTTTATGTGGACGGGCAGGTTCTTGTCTATCACGATATTTTAGGCTATGGTGTCGACCGGGTGCCGAAGTTCGTAAAGCAATACCATGCGGTCAACCCATTCATGGTTGAATCAATCCAAGCGTATGCTGCAGATGTGAAAAACAAACAATTTCCAGAAGATAAACATTCTTTTACAATGAAGGAAGATGAACTGAAGGTACTTTATGGAGGTAAGCAATGA
- a CDS encoding YpmA family protein, translated as MESKIEVLSTVKIQYSSDLYKIVDSLNRTLKQKDLMFGLALDREDQSKAIFTIYRT; from the coding sequence ATGGAAAGTAAAATTGAAGTTTTATCAACAGTTAAGATCCAATACAGCTCGGATTTATATAAAATTGTTGACTCCCTAAATCGCACCTTAAAGCAAAAGGATCTCATGTTTGGGCTTGCCCTTGATCGAGAAGACCAAAGTAAAGCAATTTTTACAATATATCGTACATAA
- a CDS encoding biotin--[acetyl-CoA-carboxylase] ligase, which translates to MSEIRIKLLDAFTNAGESFLSGQHLADLIGCSRTAVWKHIEELRKEGFELEAVRNKGYRVVKTPERITADEIRLGLQTSLIGRNIYYEESVESTQIIAGRLSNENVPEGTIIIAEEQLSGKGRMNRTWHSPKYTGIWMSLILRPNIQLTKAPQLTLLTAVAIVHAIEEETGLQPEIKWPNDILLAGKKVTGILTELHAEADRIHSIIIGIGINVNQKMEDFPSELQEKASSLSIEKGELISRAGLIRSFFKHFEKLYMLYLEQGFFPIKLLWEGYAVSIGKILKARTLTNVIEGKALGITDDGVLILEDETGVVHHIYSADIEV; encoded by the coding sequence GTGTCAGAAATAAGAATAAAACTACTCGATGCCTTTACGAATGCGGGTGAATCCTTTTTATCAGGACAGCATCTTGCAGACCTTATTGGTTGCTCAAGAACAGCGGTTTGGAAGCATATTGAGGAATTAAGAAAAGAAGGCTTTGAATTAGAAGCTGTCAGAAATAAAGGGTATCGAGTTGTCAAAACGCCTGAAAGAATTACTGCAGACGAAATTAGGCTAGGCTTGCAAACTAGCTTGATTGGCAGGAACATCTACTATGAAGAAAGCGTTGAATCCACACAAATTATTGCCGGGCGTTTGTCCAATGAGAATGTTCCAGAAGGAACTATTATTATAGCGGAAGAACAACTGTCCGGGAAAGGAAGAATGAACAGAACATGGCATTCTCCTAAATATACTGGAATATGGATGAGTCTCATTCTAAGGCCGAATATACAGCTCACTAAGGCGCCGCAACTGACACTTTTAACAGCGGTAGCCATTGTTCATGCAATTGAAGAAGAAACTGGACTACAACCGGAAATAAAATGGCCTAATGATATTTTATTGGCGGGAAAAAAAGTGACCGGAATCTTAACAGAATTACATGCCGAAGCCGACCGCATCCATTCCATCATTATTGGGATTGGCATTAATGTAAATCAAAAGATGGAAGATTTCCCGAGTGAACTTCAAGAAAAGGCCAGTTCCCTTTCGATTGAAAAAGGGGAATTGATTTCTCGAGCTGGTTTGATTAGAAGTTTTTTCAAGCACTTTGAAAAATTGTATATGCTTTACTTAGAACAAGGGTTTTTTCCAATTAAGCTTTTATGGGAAGGTTACGCAGTAAGTATTGGTAAAATTCTAAAAGCTAGAACATTAACAAATGTCATTGAAGGAAAAGCGCTGGGAATAACAGATGATGGGGTATTAATATTGGAGGATGAGACAGGTGTCGTCCACCATATTTATTCTGCAGACATTGAGGTTTGA
- the bshA gene encoding N-acetyl-alpha-D-glucosaminyl L-malate synthase BshA, with protein sequence MRKLKIGITCYPTVGGSGVVATELGKMLAEKGHEIHFISSSLPFRLNKMYHNIYYHQVDVNQYSVFQYAPYDIALASKMAEVANRENLDILHVHYAIPHAVCAILAKQMSNRDIKIVTTLHGTDITVLGYDPSLTNAIKFGIEKSDTVTAVSNSLVNQTYELINPDKQIETVYNFIDERIYQKTDAADLKTQLEIKEEEKVIIHVSNFRAVKRVQDVVRTFARIAAAMPAKLLLVGDGPEMTIVCKLVRKLSIEGQVIFLGKQENLEELYSISDLKLLLSEKESFGLVALEAMACGVPCIGTNVGGIPEVIQHGVNGYICEVSDIGDIAEKAISLLTDNKLHQQFSQASVNTVHTKFKAEQIVEQYEQIYYKLLN encoded by the coding sequence ATGCGGAAACTTAAAATTGGAATTACCTGCTACCCCACTGTAGGTGGTTCGGGTGTAGTTGCAACAGAGTTGGGTAAGATGCTTGCCGAGAAAGGACATGAAATTCACTTTATTTCATCAAGCCTCCCCTTTCGATTAAATAAAATGTACCACAATATTTATTACCATCAGGTGGATGTGAATCAATATTCTGTTTTTCAATACGCTCCTTACGATATTGCGTTAGCTAGTAAAATGGCTGAAGTAGCGAATCGGGAAAATTTGGATATTCTTCATGTCCATTATGCCATTCCGCATGCCGTTTGTGCCATTTTAGCCAAGCAAATGTCCAACAGGGATATAAAGATTGTTACAACCTTGCACGGAACGGACATTACGGTTTTAGGCTATGACCCATCATTAACAAATGCGATTAAATTCGGAATTGAAAAATCAGATACCGTAACAGCCGTTTCCAATTCCTTAGTTAATCAGACTTATGAGCTCATCAATCCAGATAAACAGATTGAAACAGTCTATAATTTTATTGATGAACGAATTTACCAAAAAACGGATGCTGCTGACTTAAAGACGCAATTAGAGATTAAAGAAGAGGAAAAAGTCATTATTCATGTCTCAAATTTTCGTGCGGTTAAACGGGTGCAAGATGTGGTAAGGACATTTGCAAGAATTGCTGCGGCTATGCCGGCCAAATTACTGCTCGTCGGAGATGGACCTGAAATGACCATCGTTTGTAAACTTGTCAGAAAGCTATCGATCGAGGGTCAAGTTATCTTCCTTGGAAAACAAGAAAATCTTGAGGAATTATATTCTATTAGTGATCTCAAGCTATTATTGTCGGAAAAAGAGAGTTTTGGTCTCGTTGCGCTCGAGGCAATGGCATGCGGTGTCCCATGTATTGGAACGAATGTCGGGGGTATTCCTGAGGTCATTCAACATGGCGTAAATGGATATATTTGTGAAGTATCTGATATTGGAGATATAGCAGAAAAGGCTATTTCACTTTTGACGGATAACAAGCTGCATCAACAATTTTCTCAAGCATCGGTAAATACCGTTCATACAAAATTTAAGGCTGAACAAATCGTTGAACAATATGAGCAGATATATTATAAACTGCTGAATTAG
- a CDS encoding CCA tRNA nucleotidyltransferase, producing MKEPFLSANPVLKRLEEAGYEAYFVGGSVRDYLLNKTINDVDIATSATPEEVKEIFPKTVDIGIEHGTVLVLFNQQSYEITTFRTEGEYQDYRRPKEVSFIRNLQEDLQRRDFTMNAIAMDRYGTLIDPFNGQLAIKEKVIRTVGSANNRFQEDALRMMRAIRFVSQLSFSIEEETRQALVNLVPLLTNIAVERKRAEFEKLLVGKNCNNGLRILLETNVFTYLPGLANQKEQIEKLVEFDVDGLTKKEMWSFLLFCLNAEGKSIGPFLRDWRLPLKEIKDIQQILFFVKKRLEQEWSIYDLYSAGSDTITSTERLYNRIKGLTGVESLQYWMAQYHKLPIKQRSEIAVSGVDLMAWYNRQGGPWLKETMLEIEQAVINEIVENDKNTIKEWLLRCQK from the coding sequence ATGAAAGAACCATTTTTATCAGCCAATCCTGTATTAAAAAGATTAGAAGAGGCCGGATACGAGGCTTATTTTGTAGGTGGATCTGTTAGAGATTATTTGTTGAATAAAACGATTAATGATGTTGACATTGCAACATCTGCAACACCCGAAGAGGTGAAAGAAATTTTCCCAAAAACCGTTGATATCGGAATCGAACATGGAACTGTTCTCGTTTTATTTAATCAGCAATCCTATGAAATTACCACCTTTCGGACTGAGGGAGAGTATCAGGATTACCGAAGACCGAAAGAGGTCTCGTTTATTCGCAATTTACAGGAGGACCTGCAGCGCAGAGATTTCACCATGAATGCTATTGCAATGGATCGCTATGGGACACTTATTGATCCATTTAATGGTCAACTGGCCATCAAGGAAAAAGTGATTAGGACTGTGGGTTCTGCCAATAATCGTTTTCAAGAAGACGCTTTAAGGATGATGAGAGCGATACGTTTTGTCAGCCAGCTCTCCTTTTCTATCGAAGAGGAAACCCGTCAGGCTTTGGTAAATCTTGTTCCATTACTTACAAATATAGCGGTAGAACGAAAAAGAGCAGAGTTTGAAAAGCTACTTGTTGGGAAAAACTGCAATAACGGATTGAGAATTTTATTGGAAACGAATGTATTTACTTATTTACCGGGTTTAGCCAATCAAAAGGAGCAAATTGAAAAATTAGTAGAGTTCGACGTTGATGGACTGACAAAAAAGGAAATGTGGTCATTTCTCCTTTTTTGTTTAAACGCGGAGGGAAAATCAATTGGACCGTTTCTAAGGGATTGGCGGCTGCCGCTTAAAGAAATTAAAGATATTCAGCAAATCTTGTTTTTTGTTAAAAAAAGGCTTGAGCAAGAATGGTCCATTTATGATTTATATTCTGCGGGCAGTGACACCATTACCTCAACAGAAAGGCTGTACAACAGGATTAAAGGATTAACTGGTGTGGAATCACTTCAATACTGGATGGCTCAATATCATAAACTCCCGATTAAGCAACGCTCAGAAATCGCTGTTTCAGGAGTCGACTTAATGGCATGGTATAATCGACAGGGTGGCCCATGGCTAAAGGAAACCATGCTAGAAATTGAACAGGCGGTAATTAATGAAATAGTAGAAAATGATAAGAATACAATTAAGGAGTGGCTCTTAAGGTGTCAGAAATAA
- the panC gene encoding pantoate--beta-alanine ligase gives MKVITSIKDMQTEMSLQKRLGKSIGFVPTMGYLHEGHLTLVSQARKENDLIVLSIFVNPLQFGPTEDFSSYPRDFERDRALAEAEKVDYIFYPSEEEMYPNVPSVKAVVKDRTDVLCGESRPGHFDGVATILTKLFTIITPTRAYFGKKDAQQVAVVAGLIADFNFPIELIAVDIVREADGLAKSSRNVNLLPEERQQATILYKSLQTAKNAIDQGEQNPSMLMSLITEMITQGSNGQVDYVEILSYPQLKPLEKLEGTIIIALAVKFSKVRLIDNVIIQID, from the coding sequence ATGAAGGTCATTACATCCATTAAAGACATGCAAACTGAAATGTCGCTGCAAAAGCGGTTGGGGAAATCGATTGGTTTTGTCCCGACAATGGGATATCTCCATGAAGGCCATTTAACGCTAGTTTCTCAAGCAAGGAAAGAAAACGATCTGATTGTCTTAAGTATATTTGTCAATCCGCTGCAATTTGGGCCAACAGAGGACTTTTCAAGCTATCCTCGTGATTTTGAGCGTGACCGTGCTTTGGCGGAAGCAGAAAAGGTAGATTACATTTTTTATCCGTCTGAAGAGGAAATGTATCCGAATGTTCCTTCAGTCAAGGCTGTTGTAAAAGACAGGACAGATGTATTATGCGGCGAGTCGCGTCCAGGGCATTTTGACGGGGTCGCTACCATTCTAACAAAATTATTTACTATCATCACACCCACAAGGGCTTATTTTGGAAAAAAGGATGCCCAGCAAGTAGCTGTCGTTGCTGGATTAATCGCGGATTTTAATTTCCCTATCGAGTTAATTGCTGTAGACATCGTTCGGGAAGCGGACGGGCTTGCGAAAAGCTCCCGCAATGTTAATCTATTACCGGAAGAGAGGCAACAAGCAACCATTCTTTATAAAAGCCTGCAAACAGCAAAAAATGCAATCGATCAAGGTGAGCAGAACCCTTCTATGCTAATGAGCCTGATTACCGAAATGATTACACAAGGATCTAACGGGCAAGTTGATTATGTTGAAATACTATCGTATCCCCAATTAAAACCATTGGAAAAATTAGAGGGTACCATTATCATAGCGCTTGCTGTAAAATTCTCTAAAGTTCGTTTAATAGACAATGTCATTATTCAAATAGATTAG
- the bshB1 gene encoding bacillithiol biosynthesis deacetylase BshB1, with protein MKDKHLHILAFGAHADDVEIGMAGTIVKLASQGKKIGICDLTDADLSSNGNVMIRKEEAARAADILDVSIRTTLGFPDRGLLLNEEYIRKIADVIRTLKPEVVFAPYFEDRHPDHGNCARLVEEAVFSAGIRKFKTDGCADPHRVKRVYFYMINGFHTPDFTVDISGFIDKKLAALRAYQSQFELSEQSFDTPLVNGYIETVEARERMFGKLVGVTYAEGFKAKVPILLKHDLIGE; from the coding sequence ATGAAGGATAAACATTTACATATTCTCGCTTTTGGTGCACATGCTGATGATGTAGAAATCGGTATGGCTGGAACCATCGTGAAACTAGCTTCACAAGGAAAAAAGATTGGGATTTGTGATTTGACAGATGCTGATCTTTCCTCAAATGGGAATGTAATGATAAGGAAAGAGGAAGCTGCTCGTGCAGCTGATATTTTAGATGTATCAATACGGACTACACTTGGTTTTCCCGATAGAGGATTACTTCTAAATGAAGAGTACATAAGGAAGATTGCAGATGTAATTCGAACGCTCAAGCCTGAAGTGGTTTTTGCTCCTTATTTTGAGGACCGCCATCCGGATCATGGGAATTGTGCCAGGCTTGTAGAAGAAGCTGTTTTTTCTGCAGGGATAAGGAAGTTTAAAACGGATGGATGTGCCGACCCACATCGAGTAAAAAGAGTTTATTTTTATATGATTAATGGATTTCATACACCAGATTTTACTGTTGATATTTCAGGATTCATCGATAAAAAACTGGCTGCATTACGTGCCTATCAAAGCCAATTTGAATTATCGGAGCAAAGTTTCGATACCCCGCTTGTGAATGGCTATATTGAAACAGTGGAAGCAAGGGAAAGAATGTTTGGAAAGTTGGTCGGAGTAACCTATGCTGAGGGCTTCAAAGCGAAGGTTCCAATCCTTTTGAAGCATGATTTGATAGGAGAATAA
- the panD gene encoding aspartate 1-decarboxylase, producing the protein MFRTMMNGKIHRATVTEANLNYVGSITIDEDIIDAVGMTANEKVQIVNNNNGARLETYIIPGERGSGVICLNGAAARLVQEGDIVIIISYALVPEEKIQTHTPKVAIMDENNRIKELIYQEPALTIM; encoded by the coding sequence TTGTTTCGGACGATGATGAATGGAAAAATCCACCGAGCAACGGTTACAGAGGCTAATTTAAACTATGTTGGCAGTATTACGATAGATGAAGATATTATTGATGCGGTCGGAATGACAGCAAATGAGAAAGTGCAAATTGTAAACAATAACAATGGTGCCCGCTTAGAAACGTATATTATTCCCGGAGAAAGAGGCAGTGGTGTTATTTGTTTAAATGGCGCGGCAGCACGCCTTGTCCAAGAAGGGGATATTGTCATCATTATTTCCTATGCACTTGTCCCAGAGGAAAAGATTCAAACTCATACACCAAAAGTAGCGATTATGGATGAAAATAATCGAATTAAGGAACTCATCTATCAAGAACCGGCACTTACAATTATGTAA
- the mgsA gene encoding methylglyoxal synthase: MNIALIAHDQKKNDLVQFVTAYQGIFAKHALFATGTTGLRITEATGLNVTRFKSGPLGGDQEIGARIANNQMDAIFFFRDPLTAQPHEPDVTALVRLCDVYAIPLATNMGSAELLIRGLEMGLMEWRNVVKENGEGNEG, translated from the coding sequence ATGAATATTGCCTTAATCGCTCATGATCAAAAGAAAAATGACTTAGTCCAATTTGTAACGGCATATCAGGGGATATTTGCCAAGCACGCTTTGTTCGCAACCGGGACAACTGGCTTAAGAATTACTGAAGCAACTGGATTAAACGTAACTCGTTTTAAATCAGGTCCATTAGGTGGAGACCAAGAAATTGGCGCAAGGATTGCCAATAATCAAATGGATGCCATCTTCTTCTTCCGAGATCCCTTAACGGCCCAGCCTCATGAACCGGATGTAACGGCGCTTGTCAGACTTTGTGATGTCTATGCTATTCCTCTTGCAACGAATATGGGTTCAGCCGAATTACTAATAAGGGGTTTAGAAATGGGTCTAATGGAATGGAGAAATGTCGTCAAAGAGAATGGTGAGGGAAATGAAGGATAA